A stretch of Chthonomonadales bacterium DNA encodes these proteins:
- a CDS encoding carbohydrate ABC transporter permease, which translates to MVSTSLKSDAQVFSETVRWVPRPAVWGNYPDALQSFPFLLYLRNTLIVCVLTTLGTVLSAALPAYGFSRLRWKGRDALFIVLLMTIMLPAQVTMVPVFLIFRWLGWTGTFLPLIVPSFLGSAFSIFLLRQFFMTIPQELSDAARIDGCTELGILGRIVAPMSKPALVTIGLFAFTAAWMDFVNPLIYLHDESNYTLAIGLQAFLGRHGGEWSLLMAASTVITVPMLAIFFLAQRTFIQGIALTGMKG; encoded by the coding sequence ATGGTGTCCACCTCCCTTAAGTCCGACGCGCAGGTCTTCAGCGAGACCGTGCGCTGGGTGCCTAGGCCCGCCGTCTGGGGCAACTACCCGGACGCGCTCCAGTCGTTCCCGTTCTTGCTCTACCTGCGCAACACCCTGATCGTGTGCGTGCTGACCACGCTCGGCACGGTGCTCTCGGCCGCCCTGCCCGCCTACGGCTTCTCCCGCCTGCGGTGGAAGGGACGCGACGCGCTCTTCATCGTTCTCCTGATGACGATCATGTTGCCGGCCCAGGTGACGATGGTCCCGGTCTTCCTCATCTTCCGCTGGCTCGGCTGGACCGGGACTTTCCTGCCGCTGATCGTGCCCTCGTTTCTGGGCAGCGCGTTCTCCATCTTTCTCCTGCGCCAGTTCTTCATGACGATCCCGCAGGAGCTCTCGGACGCGGCCCGCATCGACGGTTGCACCGAGCTCGGGATCCTCGGACGAATCGTCGCGCCGATGAGCAAGCCGGCCCTTGTCACGATCGGGCTCTTCGCGTTCACGGCCGCCTGGATGGACTTCGTGAACCCGCTCATCTACCTTCACGATGAGAGCAACTACACGCTGGCGATCGGTCTACAAGCGTTTCTCGGCCGCCACGGAGGAGAGTGGAGCCTGCTGATGGCGGCCTCCACGGTCATCACCGTGCCGATGCTCGCGATCTTCTTCCTGGCGCAGCGCACGTTCATCCAGGGCATCGCGCTCACGGGCATGAAGGGATAG
- a CDS encoding Gfo/Idh/MocA family oxidoreductase: protein MSGDNKIRIGFIGSGGNARHHMGTVLGLRDVEIAGLTDPNPAMLEAARRQHPALAGVPGFANYRDMLAQTPLDAVEISTPHTTHYQQIVDCLAKGLHVLCEKPLVCTVAHAHDVIERRTASGKVGLLSYQRHYQPEFRYIREQIATGAFGPVTFVSALQCQGWKHGTAGSWRQDPALSGGGQLNDSGSHLLDIILWVTGLGVEKVSAFIDNCGTPVDINSALTLTFRGGAQGNISVVGDAPSWHEDLTIWCENGFFLMRNGHLAVCDGRGNRYSFDHMPGGSSPDRNFVDAIRGRDEVQAPFECGLRVIELTEAAWKSAGRGGAVINV, encoded by the coding sequence ATGTCTGGCGACAACAAGATACGCATCGGATTCATCGGTAGCGGAGGCAACGCCCGTCACCACATGGGCACCGTCCTCGGGTTGCGCGACGTCGAGATCGCCGGCCTGACCGACCCCAACCCGGCCATGCTTGAGGCCGCGCGGCGGCAGCATCCCGCGCTGGCCGGCGTGCCGGGCTTCGCCAACTATCGCGACATGCTCGCGCAGACGCCGCTCGACGCCGTCGAGATCAGCACGCCGCACACCACCCACTACCAGCAGATCGTGGACTGCCTGGCCAAGGGCCTGCACGTGCTGTGCGAGAAGCCCCTCGTCTGCACCGTGGCGCACGCACACGACGTGATCGAGCGGCGAACGGCCAGCGGCAAGGTCGGGTTGCTCTCCTATCAGCGGCACTACCAGCCCGAGTTCCGCTACATCCGAGAGCAGATCGCGACCGGCGCGTTCGGGCCCGTGACCTTCGTCAGCGCGCTCCAGTGCCAGGGGTGGAAGCACGGCACGGCCGGCTCGTGGAGACAGGACCCTGCCCTGTCCGGCGGCGGGCAACTCAACGACTCCGGCAGCCACCTGCTCGACATCATCCTCTGGGTGACAGGCCTGGGCGTTGAGAAGGTCTCGGCCTTCATCGACAACTGCGGCACGCCGGTAGACATCAACAGCGCGCTCACGCTCACCTTCCGCGGCGGGGCGCAGGGCAACATCTCCGTCGTGGGCGACGCCCCGTCCTGGCACGAGGACCTGACCATCTGGTGCGAGAACGGCTTCTTCCTGATGCGCAACGGCCATCTGGCCGTGTGCGACGGCCGGGGCAACCGCTACTCGTTCGACCACATGCCGGGCGGCTCATCGCCCGACCGCAACTTCGTGGACGCGATCCGCGGGCGCGACGAGGTGCAGGCGCCGTTCGAGTGCGGCTTGCGCGTGATCGAACTGACGGAGGCCGCCTGGAAGTCTGCCGGTCGGGGCGGGGCCGTCATCAACGTGTGA
- a CDS encoding magnesium transporter has protein sequence MIKYLTELLGRPAELPDGRRAGRVRDAIATQGDRFPVLRALFVKGAGREAWVDIDDAQVTAAGVRLRADLDALTAYRPAPEDVRLQRDLLDKQIVDVHDYRVVRVNDVRLAECGSRACVVGVDASLRAVVRRAGLGGPVEALARALRRPLQSRLIAWDDVETLEPGSAGSGRVKLKVPHERIARLHPADIADIVEQLTPQQRAEMIEALDVETAADTIEEMENEEAVAVMETLDEHRAADILEEMEPDEAADILGDLTDERTEELLEHMEPDEAAGVKELLAYADETAGGLMTTEFIAVPDTLTAEQTIQHLRELAPKAETIYYVYVVDEDSRLCGVISLRDLIVASPETHILDFMVRNVRAVHTSDHADGVAHTVSRYNLLALPVVDEQDRLVGIITVDDMLERALPPIRRRRLPQVEIGDE, from the coding sequence ATGATCAAGTACCTGACGGAGCTGCTGGGCAGACCAGCCGAGCTGCCCGACGGACGGCGCGCCGGGCGGGTCCGCGACGCGATCGCGACCCAGGGCGACCGCTTTCCTGTGCTGCGCGCCCTGTTCGTGAAGGGCGCCGGCCGCGAGGCATGGGTGGACATCGACGACGCTCAGGTAACCGCGGCGGGCGTGCGCCTGCGCGCCGACCTTGACGCGCTGACGGCCTATCGCCCCGCGCCCGAAGACGTTCGCCTCCAAAGAGACCTGCTCGACAAGCAGATCGTCGACGTGCACGACTACCGCGTGGTGCGCGTGAACGACGTGCGCCTGGCGGAGTGCGGCAGCCGCGCCTGCGTCGTCGGAGTCGACGCCAGCCTGCGCGCCGTCGTGCGGCGCGCAGGCCTCGGCGGCCCGGTGGAGGCGCTCGCGCGCGCCTTGCGCCGGCCGCTGCAGTCCCGGCTGATCGCGTGGGACGACGTCGAGACGCTGGAGCCGGGGAGCGCGGGGAGCGGTCGCGTCAAGCTCAAGGTGCCGCACGAGCGCATCGCCCGGCTGCACCCGGCGGACATCGCCGACATCGTGGAGCAGCTCACGCCGCAGCAGCGCGCCGAGATGATCGAGGCGCTCGATGTGGAGACCGCCGCCGACACGATCGAGGAGATGGAGAACGAGGAAGCGGTCGCGGTCATGGAGACGCTCGATGAGCACCGCGCTGCGGACATCCTGGAGGAGATGGAGCCCGACGAGGCCGCCGACATTCTGGGCGATCTGACCGACGAGCGCACGGAGGAGCTCCTGGAGCACATGGAGCCCGACGAGGCCGCGGGGGTGAAGGAGCTCCTCGCCTACGCCGACGAGACCGCCGGTGGCCTGATGACGACGGAGTTCATCGCCGTGCCGGACACGTTGACCGCCGAACAGACGATCCAGCACCTCCGCGAGCTCGCCCCCAAGGCCGAGACCATCTACTACGTCTATGTGGTGGACGAGGACTCGCGGCTGTGCGGCGTCATCTCGCTCCGCGACCTGATCGTGGCCAGCCCGGAAACCCACATCCTCGACTTCATGGTGCGCAACGTGCGCGCCGTTCACACGAGCGACCACGCCGATGGGGTGGCGCACACGGTGAGCCGCTACAACCTGCTCGCCCTGCCCGTGGTGGACGAGCAGGACCGGCTTGTCGGGATCATCACCGTCGATGACATGCTCGAGCGCGCCCTGCCCCCGATTCGCCGCCGGCGTCTGCCGCAGGTGGAGATCGGCGACGAGTAG